GATCACTGAGTTAACAGTAGCAATTCCCAGGCTGGAATAAAATGGGTCCCATGACCTTGAAAGTTCAAGTAATTCATGAGTCATCTCTGGAATTTCAAAATCTCTGATGAATCCATTATTACTGGCTATACCGCAGGAGCTGCTCCAAACAGCCGTCCATGATCTGCCTATGGCCACATCCCTTACTCTGATTTCAGGCATGTTCTCAATCTCATCCAGTATATCATCAAGTATCATAATAGCACCAGTATAATGGCAATTTCGGGCATTTATTTCTGGAGTGCCGTCTTTATGATGTGTTCCCATGCCACTGACTTTAGATTCCTGATCCTTAGTTCAGACCTTTCAATAGAGAGGAGTCCATCGGGACAGACACTGGAGCATGCTCCGCAGAATACGCAGAATTTCTCATCGATCCGGGCAGTACCATTTATTATACTGATTGCATTACAGGGACAAACATCCACACACGCGTGGCATGACTCACCCCTGCATCGCTCATCTGCCTGGCCTATGGTTCCTCTGATGGGTTTTTTAACGGTGATCGCATTTGCCGGGCATATTTCCATACACCAACCACAGTGAGCACATTTTTCATCAATTGTTATGACAGCACCCTCAACAGTGGCCTTCAGTTCCTCCTTATACATGCATGTCAGACAGCTCATACGGATGGCGCCAACAGGACATATCCTTTTGCATATGCCGCAGTAGAGACATTTATCCTCATCCACCCGGATTCCATCGGCTATCGCCATATTTGATGAATCCGGGTCTCTCCAGCTTATTTCAATGGCTGATACAGGACACATAGCTGCACATTCACCACAATAGATGCATTTTTCCATTGATACATTTATCTCCCCTTTTACAAGGGATTTACGTTCAGGAAGATCCCTGATGGTTAAGAGTGCATTCCTTGGACATGCATCGGCGCAATTACCGCATAAAAAGCATTTTTCGTCATCAATTTCAAGTTTAAAGTCCCAGAACGGATATTCATCGGCGCCCCTTATGCTTTTACCATCCTTCTGGAGATCTATGGCTCCGAAGATGCATACTGAAGCACATAACCCACATAGAACACACTTCTCCTTGTTGAAGGACACTCTGTTCATTTTGATTAAACCCCTCGCTATTGGGAGAAGAGGAGCTATATCTATAGCGTCCACAGGGCATGTCTCTGAACATAACCCACAACCCGTGCATAGATCCGGATTGTAATTCAGTGTCCTCCTTTCAGAACCCATCCTTTCATTAACCAACATCAGTATCTACCTCAGAAATAGCGCCGTTTGGGCAGTTAGAGATGCAAAGCCTACAATTATCACATTTATCATTTATCACAAGGGGAAATCCGTTGTCCTCAATTATTGCATCCTTTTCACAGATGAGAATGCAGAGGCCTTTTCCCGCGCAGTTTTCAACACCGCTACATTTCTCCCTATTGATGACTATCATAGACCAACCTCGAAATGTAATTTTTTGCATATCGTATATTCCAAAAGTCCATATATAAATCTTTCTTAATGGACCTCATGAAAACAGTACTGTTTTACATGGCAGCTGAAGACCCCCGCAGTTATAATGGATATCCTCACATATTTCCTGAAAAATAAAAAATTAAAATTAATCTGTTCTTCCAGGTCCAAAGAAGTACCCCAGACCTAGAAGGCCCACTATCGCCACTATACCAACTATGGCATAGACAGGTAGCCCGGTCTCCGGGTTAGCTGAACCTGAGGCGCTGCTGACCTCATAGGCCTTACCCTGGTTTTCGCCCGCTGAGGAATGAGTTGCTGCCTCCACTCCAGGTGCTGATGTTGAAACATCTGAACCCTGTGATTCCTCGTGATGTGGCTCCCCCTTGTCTGCTGATGTACCCGGTGCCTGTGGCTGTCCTGGATTTGATGGTGCTGTCGGTGTGGATCCTCCATCGGGGGATAGTGCGAATGCTGAGCTCTTCGTGGCAGCGTAAAGCTTCTCCCTGACCCTTGAGAGAAGGTCCGGGTTCATGTACTGCATGACTCACTCATTAATACACGCATAATAAAGGTTAATCTGGAAAGCCCTTTAAATGTTCAAAAAATCGGAATCGATCAATCAACTGAAGAGGCCATTTAGTGCCATTCAATGCACCGGTTATGTAAAATTATATTTAATAAATTAATCACAGGGTGCTAGATCTCCAGGGTTACCCTGAGGGGTATATGATCAGATAACCTTGGCCTGGTCTCTATAATTTCACCTGCCGGAGGGTGCCAGACGTCAAGGATCTTCACTCCTTCCGGGACAAAGAGGTAATCAATCTGGTATTTCCCCCCGTTAGGTGTCATGAATGTGAATGGATCTTCCTCCTCCCTGAGAACATCCCTGAATCCAAGTTCAGAGAGTCTTCCGGTCATCTCCTCTGCAAGGAGTGCTAACCTCCTCAGGGATGGGCTGAAGTTTTTATTGATGTTGAAATCACCGCCAATTATGATCAGGTCCTCTCCCTCCTCAATGTAGTTATACAGGAGGTCAAGGAACTCAGAAAAGTCACTATCTGCTGGCCCAATGTAATTGTATATGCTAAAGAGGGAAAGACTATTTCCTCCGATTTCTATTCTGCAGGAAACATAAAAATCTTCTATACAGTGGTTGTCTGAGATTTCAAGGTAGTTCCTTTTCATGGAATCCAGCATGAGATCCTTATGAAGAAGTAATGTGTTCATCTCCCCGCGGAAGGTATGGTAATTCCACCTTACCTCATTGGGTATCATGTAGACCTCCTGGAAAAATCCTGCATCAAATTCCAGTTCCCCCATATAACTCCAGAGTTTCCTCCGCCTGTAGGATGCCCGGTTCAGGTTCCATGTCAGAACCTTAAGTTCCATTCAATCACCCCCAGGTTCAGGTTCCATGTCAGAACCTTAAGTTATCCTATAGAAAATTGTGATGCCCATTAACTTAAACACAACCGGAAACATTTATATGGGAAGAATGTAATATATTACCTAAACATGTAATATATTACCATAGGAGTTTTTGAGAAGATGAAAATAAATAAGATCCATACACTAACAGCCCTCATAACACTTATGGGGCTCTTTGCAACACTATCTGGCCTCCTGGACCAGAATACATACATCAACGACTCATTATCAGCAACTGCACAGATGATGGGCCAGGACCTCGTGACACTCACCACAGGGATCCCCCTCCTAATCATTTCAGCATACCTTAGCCGTTCCTCGGCCAAAGCCAGGCTGCTGTGGATGGGTGGAATGTTCTACTTCACCTACACCTATGCCTCCATGGCCTTCCTCGCATCCTACAACAGTCTCTTCCTCCTGTATGTGGGCATACTTGCCTTATCACTCTACGGCCTCATGGGAGAGCTGTTCACAACCACCTACAGGGTTAAGGTTGATGAAAAAAAATCAGGCTTCACAGCCATCTACCTCACCCTCACCGGATTAATGCTGGCAGCCATGTGGATCAAGATGATCACAGATTCCCTGATAACCGGCATGGCCCCGGGGGCCCTTGAGGGCTACACAACCCTCGTCATACAGGCACTCGACCTCGGCGTCGTGGTTCCAGCGGCCCTCCTCACATCATACTTCCTCCTGAAGAGAGAAGTGTGGGGCTACATACTTGCACCGGTATTCCTTGTCAAGGTATCATTACTGGGAACAGCCATACTCTCAATGGTGGCCTTCATGGCCATGGAGGGGGTCCCATTCAGCTGGGGGCAGGCTGCCTTCTTTATGGTCCTCACCTTCACAGGCCTGGCCGTCACCGGGATTTTCTACCGGGGAATGGCAATCACATCAGGGAGGTTGACACTGGATGAAGGATATGCAGGCAATACGGGATGAACACCGGGAGACAAGGGAGTCCATGGAGAGGTACATACTGGTAGCCCTCTTCCTCATCGAGCAGCGCTGGAGCTACATAGTGAGCCGCGAGTTCCGCGAAGATGGCATAACAGCAAAGCAGTGGCTCTTCATGGTGATCCTTGGAAACGTCTTTGAAAGGCCCCCCTCAATGCAGGAGATGGCTGATGCCATGAGCACCACCCACCAGAACGTCAAGCAGCTCGCAGTCCGCCTTGAGGATAAGGGGCTCATAAGGATAAAACCTGACCCTCAAAACAGGAGGATGCTCCGACTTGAGCCCGCAGAGGGTTTCCATAGATTCTGGGCCGGCAGGGACAAAAGGGACGCTGAAGCAGTGAAATCCCTCTTCGATTCACTTGACGATGAAGAGGTCAAAAGCCTCTTTAACATATTTGCAAAGCTTGAGGAAGCATCAAAGGAGAGGTACCTGGAATACTGTGGAAGAAGGTGTTCAAAATGAAAGCTGAAGAAAACCACAAGGAAAGAAGATGATAAGATGCTTGGAAAAAGATTCAGAATGGAAGTTGAAGAAGAACTCAGAAAAGGTTACGCGCAGGGGGATAGGGAAGTCCCCGGGATCCTCATGAGGTACCTTGACCTCTGCGGTCTACCCCCTCACCCCAGGAACCTCCTCATGAGGTGGGCTGATTCAAGGATAAGGAGGGGCTCGGGGTGGATGGATGTGGATATGCTGCAGTTCAACACCCCGACACCCTTCAGGAGCGTTTACATAAATGGACGCCTCTTCGGAATCCCGGTAGAGGGCCTCGATATCTACTCCGGGGGTCATGGCGAGATGATCATAAGGGCCCTGAAATTCCTTAAACTGGCCGATGAGGGCGGAGCCCCCATGGACCAGTCAGGCCTTGTAACCATCCTCTCAGAGGCCCCGCTCCTGCCATCACTGCTGTTTGCAGAATACATAGAATGGTCAGAGCTGGATGAGAACAGGGTTGAGGCCAGAATCCGGGACCATGGCACCGCCGCCGGGGGCATCTTCACCTTCGATGACAGGGGGCGGTTCATAAAGTTCTACACCGAGGACAGGTACTGTGCAGAGTTCAACATGGAACAGCACCCCTGGAGTGTTGAGGTGCTGTCCTACCAGGATACCGGTGGTTTCCTGTATCCATCCGAGTGCACCGCAACCTGGCACCTGCCTGATGGTGACCTGAAGTACTTCCATGGTAGAATTGGGGAAGCAGAATTCAACATAAACACACTTTAGTTATGAATGATAAAGGAGAACGTTATGAAAGAACTTTACCCCTTCATCTTCAGGAGGAAGTCCACAAGGAAGTACACTGGCCCCGTCGGTGAAGAGGAGCTGAACATGGTTTCAGCAAGCCTCAAGGAACTGGAGCCGCTCTTATCTTCTGAAGTTGAACTTAAAATTGTTGGAAGAGATGATGTCAGGACAGGGATGCAGCGCCCGGCACCCCACTATATTGCAGCCTTTGCAGATGGTGATGAAGGGAAAATGAATGCCGGTTTCATGCTCCAGCAGATGGACCTGAAGCTCTCATCCATGGGGATCGGGAGCTGCTGGCAGGGGATACCCTCACCAGGGGGTCACCTGAAATCTGAACTTGAATTTGTAATATTCCTTGCCCTTGGAGAGGCCGGTGAACCTGTTCACAGGAGCCGCTCAGAGTTCAGGAGGAAGCCCCTCTCTGAGATAACAGATATAACCGGGATGGATGATGTGCTTGAGGCCGTGAGGCTGGCTCCATCTGCAGTCAACAACCAGCCATGGTACCTTACAGGAGGTGATGGTGAGATCCACGTCTACTGCAGAATACCCGGACCCATAAAGAGGCGCCTTGTTGGCCGCTGGAACCCCATCGATATGGGTATAGCCCTGGCACACCTTCAGATCTCACTCCAGCACCACGGCTACAGAACAGGGTTCAGGGTGCTTGAGGATCCCATGGAACTTAAGAACTTCAGGTACACCGGGACCTTCAGCTACATGGAGTTATAAAAATGGGTAAAGACGTCCTGAGGGAATTTCTAAGGGACAAAGAGTTCAGTACTTCAGAGTTCATTGCAGCTTCACTGGCCAATATGGTGGTCCTCTATATCGTCAACAGTATCATGGGATGGAACCTGTCCTTCATTGACCCCTCCTTCGCCACCCTCATACCCCTCATAAACCTGGTGGTTGCTGCGGGTCTGGCCGTGAACCTTGTATTTATCTTCTTCAGGAAGCAGTGGCTCTGGTCATTCACCCAGATAATCCTGAACACCCTCGGCTACCTTATGGTTTCATCACTCTACAGTGTCTTCCCATTCACCTTCAGGAACATCTACATATTCTATTCTGTAAGGTTCGCCCTCTTAATTGCAATGATCGTTATGGCCGTGGCTGTGTTTCTCCATGGACTCAAATTCGTCCTTAAATTCATTGTGAAGTACGGGTGAATGTGTGGATAGGGTGATGGTTCCTGATGAATCATTTTGAAGTGCTGATGACCGCTGCATGGGGGCTCAAAGGACCTGATCAATCACGGAATATCCCTGCTGCGGTGTTCATTGCAGAACCAGCCCTTATAAGTGCGGCGAGTGCTGCCGCCTCTGCAAGTTCATCCTCCCCTATACCACGGGCAAGGGCCTCTTCAGCGTGCCTTCTGGTGCATGCATCGCATCTAACCGCAACCGCGCATGCGACGGATATCAGGAGTTTCTCCCTCTCTGTGAGTTTTCCCTCAGATCTTACAGCTTCTCTAAAGCCTTTGAATGCCTCTGCAACTGCAGGTAATTCTTCTAGGAATCTGTCTGCTCCTGTCTTCATGGTCTTAACTTGACACCCTTCCCTTAAATACCTTCAGGGTATGGGTATGCCGTGGGGGCACCTTGATGGATTGCCAAGGTACCTCATGAGGGCAAGCTCTGTCTCCCTGAAGAGCTCATGTTTCATGCGGGATGCCTCATCATAGGCGGATTCCAGGTCCATGCCCAGTACCTCATGGAAGAGGCACTCAAGCAGCATGTGTCTCCTCATGACCTCCGCTGCAAGCTTCCTTCCCTCATCTGTGAGTTCAGCTCCAAGGTAGGGGTGGTGGATTACAAGGCCCATCCCGTGGAGTTTCTTGAGCATCTGGGTTGCGCTGGCTGGTTTGACCTTCATCTTGGCCGAGAGGTCTGATGTCCTTATGATGCCATGGCTCCTTATCCTGTACATTTCTTCAAGGTAGTTTTCCATGCTCCTTGTAAGTCTCATGGTAATGAATATATATTCAAAACCTATTTAAGCTTTGTTGTTCATACTCCACCACGGGTGATGTTATGCTTGAGATACGGGTACATGAGATAAGGGGGAATTGCCCGGTGTACAGGGAGGGGGACCGTATAGTCATCGATGACCCCAAGATAGACCTTGAGAGGACGGATGCCCTCTGCACCCATGCCCTTTCAACCATCCTCCACTACACCACAATCCTTGAGAGGAACTGGTGCCCCCTTGAACTCGGACTCACTGTGGAGGGGGACGAGGAGAGCGCATACATGCAGTGCATTGACCCGGGCAGACCCTACACCCATGGCGGGACCGTCATATTCAGGTGCAGGAGGATCAGATAGTGTGTTCAGACAGGGCTAATTCCCTGACAGGACGTAGGATAAGATGTTCTCCAAAGTGCCTGGGATCGTTACTGGAACCATAGAACCAGGACAGGGGGTATGACGGCATGTTCTCTCACTGCAGCTTCGGGAGGGTGAATTTCAGGGGCAGGGAGTACACCCATGACCTTGTGATACACACGGATGGAAGGGTCAGTAAAAGAATGAAGGAGCTCTCAAGGAGAAGGTACGGGACATCACACATCCTCTCCGAGGATGAACTATCAGAGATCCTTGAAGAGGAACCCGATGTCATCATCGTGGGCACATGGGTCCATGGAGCCCTCAGGGTCCCTGATATGAACCTTGAAACCAGGATAATCAGCCTTCCAACATGCGAAGCCGCAGAGAAGTACAACAGACTCATAAAAAGAGAGAGGGTGGCTGCGGTGATACATGTAACCTGCTGAGATGCAGGTTCCTCATTCACCCTCATCACGGTCTATGGCGAACCAGTAAACCGAGAGAAGGTGCTCCATCCTCTCATGGGCAGGGTTAACTGATGAGACTATCCTCCAGTAGTCCCTGTTATGCTTCCTCTCAACTAGGTGTGCCAGTTCATGGAGGACAACGTACTCCACAAGCTCATCAGGGAGGTGGCGGAGGAGGGTGTTGAAGTTGAGGTTCCCCCTGGAGCTGCAGCTACCCCACTTTGTCCTCATGGTCCTCAGGGTTATCCTGCCATACTCAACCCCGAGCCTCCCTGCCAGTTCAGCTGCAAGGCCCTCTATGAGTTCCCTGAGCTCATCCACTGACCTGTCCTCGAGGCTGATACCCTCAGCCTCCCTCCTGGCGTCCCTTATGTAGGAGAGCTTCCTGTGGATCCATGCCTCGTGTCTCCTCAGGATGCCCTCGGGGTCATCACAGGAATGTGGGAGTATGAGTTTTATCCCGCCGTCCCTCAGTTCTATCTTTGGATGCTTGACAGGCCTCCTTATGACCTCATAGGCCGTTTCAATGTCACCTATTCTTATATTCCTCATTTTCAGACCTTATTAGTTGTACTTTAAATTTTCTGAATTCTATTTTTCGGGTTTCTGAGCTGTTTACTTGAACATCCCCGTAAATACCCTATATGTACACTTCAGTACACAAGACATATATAACTGTTCAGCAGATATTTTAGGGGAGTAAGTAAATTTAAGAGAACTGGAGTGTAACCTATGAATGTTCCAAGATGCATGAGCACACAGCACCCTGACAACGTGAACCCCCCATTCTTTGCATCAGGCCCTGAACTTGGAGGGGAGGATGAGATAAAGGAGGCCTACTATGTATTCTCACACCTTGGCTGTGATGAGCAGATGTGGGACTGTGAGGGTAAGGAGGTGGACAGTTACGTTGTCAAGAAGCTCCTCACAGAATACGAGTCATTCTTCAGGGAGAACATCCTCGGCGAGGACTGCAGACTGACACTCAGGGTCCCCAACCCTACGGTGGAAAGGGCCGAGGCAAAGATCCTCCTTGAAACCCTTGAG
The sequence above is drawn from the Methanothermobacter wolfeii genome and encodes:
- the fwdF gene encoding tungsten-dependent formylmethanofuran dehydrogenase subunit FwdF produces the protein MLVNERMGSERRTLNYNPDLCTGCGLCSETCPVDAIDIAPLLPIARGLIKMNRVSFNKEKCVLCGLCASVCIFGAIDLQKDGKSIRGADEYPFWDFKLEIDDEKCFLCGNCADACPRNALLTIRDLPERKSLVKGEINVSMEKCIYCGECAAMCPVSAIEISWRDPDSSNMAIADGIRVDEDKCLYCGICKRICPVGAIRMSCLTCMYKEELKATVEGAVITIDEKCAHCGWCMEICPANAITVKKPIRGTIGQADERCRGESCHACVDVCPCNAISIINGTARIDEKFCVFCGACSSVCPDGLLSIERSELRIRNLKSVAWEHIIKTALQK
- a CDS encoding ATP-binding protein produces the protein MIVINREKCSGVENCAGKGLCILICEKDAIIEDNGFPLVINDKCDNCRLCISNCPNGAISEVDTDVG
- a CDS encoding endonuclease/exonuclease/phosphatase family protein, which encodes MELKVLTWNLNRASYRRRKLWSYMGELEFDAGFFQEVYMIPNEVRWNYHTFRGEMNTLLLHKDLMLDSMKRNYLEISDNHCIEDFYVSCRIEIGGNSLSLFSIYNYIGPADSDFSEFLDLLYNYIEEGEDLIIIGGDFNINKNFSPSLRRLALLAEEMTGRLSELGFRDVLREEEDPFTFMTPNGGKYQIDYLFVPEGVKILDVWHPPAGEIIETRPRLSDHIPLRVTLEI
- a CDS encoding MarR family transcriptional regulator — its product is MKDMQAIRDEHRETRESMERYILVALFLIEQRWSYIVSREFREDGITAKQWLFMVILGNVFERPPSMQEMADAMSTTHQNVKQLAVRLEDKGLIRIKPDPQNRRMLRLEPAEGFHRFWAGRDKRDAEAVKSLFDSLDDEEVKSLFNIFAKLEEASKERYLEYCGRRCSK
- a CDS encoding DUF6544 family protein, with the translated sequence MLGKRFRMEVEEELRKGYAQGDREVPGILMRYLDLCGLPPHPRNLLMRWADSRIRRGSGWMDVDMLQFNTPTPFRSVYINGRLFGIPVEGLDIYSGGHGEMIIRALKFLKLADEGGAPMDQSGLVTILSEAPLLPSLLFAEYIEWSELDENRVEARIRDHGTAAGGIFTFDDRGRFIKFYTEDRYCAEFNMEQHPWSVEVLSYQDTGGFLYPSECTATWHLPDGDLKYFHGRIGEAEFNINTL
- a CDS encoding nitroreductase family protein, coding for MKELYPFIFRRKSTRKYTGPVGEEELNMVSASLKELEPLLSSEVELKIVGRDDVRTGMQRPAPHYIAAFADGDEGKMNAGFMLQQMDLKLSSMGIGSCWQGIPSPGGHLKSELEFVIFLALGEAGEPVHRSRSEFRRKPLSEITDITGMDDVLEAVRLAPSAVNNQPWYLTGGDGEIHVYCRIPGPIKRRLVGRWNPIDMGIALAHLQISLQHHGYRTGFRVLEDPMELKNFRYTGTFSYMEL
- a CDS encoding carboxymuconolactone decarboxylase family protein; the encoded protein is MKTGADRFLEELPAVAEAFKGFREAVRSEGKLTEREKLLISVACAVAVRCDACTRRHAEEALARGIGEDELAEAAALAALIRAGSAMNTAAGIFRD
- a CDS encoding metal-dependent transcriptional regulator — translated: MRLTRSMENYLEEMYRIRSHGIIRTSDLSAKMKVKPASATQMLKKLHGMGLVIHHPYLGAELTDEGRKLAAEVMRRHMLLECLFHEVLGMDLESAYDEASRMKHELFRETELALMRYLGNPSRCPHGIPIP
- a CDS encoding TIGR04076 family protein, with protein sequence MLEIRVHEIRGNCPVYREGDRIVIDDPKIDLERTDALCTHALSTILHYTTILERNWCPLELGLTVEGDEESAYMQCIDPGRPYTHGGTVIFRCRRIR
- a CDS encoding Mth938-like domain-containing protein; translation: MFSHCSFGRVNFRGREYTHDLVIHTDGRVSKRMKELSRRRYGTSHILSEDELSEILEEEPDVIIVGTWVHGALRVPDMNLETRIISLPTCEAAEKYNRLIKRERVAAVIHVTC
- a CDS encoding M48 family metallopeptidase — encoded protein: MRNIRIGDIETAYEVIRRPVKHPKIELRDGGIKLILPHSCDDPEGILRRHEAWIHRKLSYIRDARREAEGISLEDRSVDELRELIEGLAAELAGRLGVEYGRITLRTMRTKWGSCSSRGNLNFNTLLRHLPDELVEYVVLHELAHLVERKHNRDYWRIVSSVNPAHERMEHLLSVYWFAIDRDEGE